The following DNA comes from Caretta caretta isolate rCarCar2 chromosome 10, rCarCar1.hap1, whole genome shotgun sequence.
GCTGCCTCAGCTTCTATGGTCTTTCCATCCGGGCACACCAAGACGGAGGTCATCAGGCCCAGGGAACCGAACCCTAGAGCGCGAAGCAGAGTCCAGTGAGGAGCAGCCCGGGAGCCCCTGGCCTGCAGGGCAAGGCAGCACTGGCAGATCCTGCATGGAGATGCCCCGGgcataaggctgccctccccagccaggctgagcagGAGGGCCTCGGCCCCCACAACTCCGGGGCTGAGCCCTGTGATGGCCCCCCCACCCAGCGTTACCTTGGGCCAGGATGTCCGACTGGACATCACCGTCGTAGTTCTTACAGGCCCAGACGAAGCCGCCGGAGGATTTCAGCACCTGGGCCACCATGTCATCGATGAGCCGGTGCTCATACCAGATCTTCAGCTTGTCAAACTCCGTCTTGTAGTGCCTGGGGAGCCGAGAGCGCGGTCACCgggagcccctgcccccaccccagagcgcaCCCAGAGAGCCTCCACGGCTCAGGCAGGATGGGAAGAGCTGGGTACCCAGTAAACCCCTCTGCATCTCCCCAAGGGCAGCTGCTTCTAGACACAGGCTCTAAAGGCTCTAATCAGCTTCATGGGCCTTGAACATAATAGCACCAGGGCCAGGCCTCCAGCCTGGACCCACCTGCACAGAGCCACTCTTGCAGGGCTACTACCATACAGTACGCTGGTCCTGCCCTCCCCGGCAggggcgctgtagggagcggGGCGGCGCCAGGGGACCCCCGGCAggggcgctgtagggagcggGGCGGCGCCAGGGGACCCCCGGCAggggcgctgtagggagcggGGCGGCGCCAGGGGACCCCCGGCAggggcgctgtagggagcggGGCGGCGCCAGGGGACCCCCGGCAggggcgctgtagggagcggGGCGGCGCCAGGGGACCCCCGGCAggggcgctgtagggagcggGGCGGCGCCAGGGGACCCCCGGCAggggcgctgtagggagcggGGCGGCGCCAGGGGACCCCCGGCAggggcgctgtagggagcggGGCGGCGCCACGGGACCCCCGGCAggggcgctgtagggagcggGGCGGCGCCACGGGACCCCCGGCAggggcgctgtagggagcggGGCGGCGCCACGGGACCCCCGGCAggggcgctgtagggagcggGGCGGCGCCACGGGACCCCCGGCAggggcgctgtagggagcggGGCGGCGCCACGGGACCCCCGGCAggggcgctgtagggagcggGGCGGCGCCACGGGACCCCCGGCAggggcgctgtagggagcggGGCGGCGCCACGGGACCCCCGGCAggggcgctgtagggagcggGGCGGCGCCACGGGACCCCCGGCAggggcgctgtagggagcggGGCGGCGCCACGGGACCCCCGGCAggggcgctgtagggagcggGGCGGCGCCACGGGACCCCCGGCAggggcgctgtagggagcggGGCGGCGCCACGGGACCCCCGGCAggggcgctgtagggagcggGGCGGCGCCACGGGACCCCCGGCAggggcgctgtagggagcggGGCGGCGCCACGGGACCCCCGGCAggggcgctgtagggagcggGGCGGCGCCACGGGACCCCCGGCAggggcgctgtagggagcggGGCGGCGCCAGGGGACCCCCGGCAggggcgctgtagggagcggGGCGGCGCCAGGGGACCCCCGGCAggggcgctgtagggagcggGGCGGCGCCAGGGGACCCCCGGCAggggcgctgtagggagcggGGCGGCGCCAGGGGACCCCCGGCAggggcgctgtagggagcggGGCGGCGCCAGGGGACCCCCGGCAggggcgctgtagggagcggGGCGGCGCCAGGGGACCCCCGGCAggggcgctgtagggagcggGGCGGCTCAGGGACTCCCCAGGGAGGGCTCAGGACAGGTCAGGCCGTACTTGTCGAAGATCTCCTGGAAGATGTCTTTGAAGCGCCCATCGTAGGCCTTGAGGATGGTGTTCTTGGTGCTCATGTAGAGGGGCAGCTTCTTCTGGATGGCGTACTGGAAGCAGCTGTGCGCGAAGCCGGAGACAGACTGCAAGGGAGTGTGGGCCGGCCGGTGACTCCCTCAGCGCCAGCTGCAGGCGccgcggggcagggagggggcagctgaGTCTCTTGGCAGCTGCCTTTGGCTGGTTCCAGGCAGCCCCAGATGGGCTCAGGCCTTGTCCAACTGCCAACGCCCAAGGGAGAGAAGGAGCCCgtcccccagccagggcttggctCCCACACTCCACCTACAGCCTCTGCCCGTTTCCCAGCCCAGGAGGCAGCTGGGCAGGGGACCCCTCATTGCAGCCACGGGCTGGCTCCCCGGGCAGCATGTGGAGGGCTGTGCTAGGTCATAAGGGGAGTCGGGCTGAGATCCTGCTAGCCAAGAAGGGCACAGCCCCACCGGGAACCCTCACCCCCATGCCGAGAGGGGCTGCCAGCATCAGTTGCTCCcgtcccccagccctgcagcgccAGGACTGGAGAACACCCCGGCTGTGCCCGCCCGCCTCTCACCTCGTCCGTGTTGTACATGCCCATGCCGACACCCCCGCCAGGGAAGTTGTAAACCTCCCACTCCTTCACGGCACTGCCATCCTTCGGGGTGAACACCATCTTGAATGTCCCGGACCTGTCCACAACGAAGTCTGTGGCCTTGTACTGAAAACAGGCCAAAGAGTTACGCTCAGCAGCCATGGCAACCACCCACCCCGAGCCTGCCCCTGCACTCGCTGCCAACAGCCCCCACTTCAGCACCCCATAGGCCCCACGCCAGCCCCCTGCTGAGCCATGGGCACACGGTGCCTGCTGCCGTCCAGCCACCCCGGCCCACACAGGGCCCCGCAGTGGCAGGCTCACCTGGTCGCCGTGGGCATGTCTGCCGATGGTGATGGGCTTGGTCCAGCCTGGGACCAGGCGGGGAATGTTCTTGCAGACGATGGGCTCCCTGAAGACGGTCCCGCCCAAGATGTTTCGGATTGTGCCGTTGGGGCTCTTCCACATCTTCTTCAGCTTGAACTCTACaaacaaggggggagggggaggaagacgTGCCatgggcccagccccctcccacacacgaCCCCCTCCACAGCATCCTCCCCACTAGGCACCCTGGCAGCCCAACCCCATGCCAGCCCCTGCAGTGCCAGCCAGGAGCCACACCTcacactggggggggggtctcacggTCCAGGGTCACAGCTCAGCTCCTGCAGGCCAGCCCTTCACGCCTGAGCCCCTGCTGCTCGGAGGGCCGGCTCCAGCCAGCGAGCCCTGACCTCCCCGTGTCACTGAGTGGCAAGGAGCCAGGCAGCACAGGGAGAAGGTGTCGTGATGCCCAGGGGCTGCTAGAACCGCATCTGTCTGTGCCGAGGTCAGCGCTGGGACCCAgccaggaggcagagcagagatgcctatgcctgccccagccaggggcgCTGGGCGGCACCAGAACCCAGAGGCTGCACAGGCCCCAGGAGCGAGTACAGCAAGATTCACACACCCAAGGAgctgccaggagcagggagtgcAGACAAGGGGGAGGAGGGTAAGTGCCCCACAGAGAGCAGCCCAGCCCAGTCCCCCAAGCCCAGCTCACATGGAGTCTGCGCCCTACTCCATCTCCTCCAGTGCTCAGTGAGGTCTGGGctcgctgcccagggtcccctgcCACTGCAGCGCCTGTCCCAGGAGCAACCTCACCCCCCTCCCTGGCAGCCTGCCCTCTGCACCTTCCACTCTGGCTTCATCAGGCGTGATGGTGGCACACTTCACGGCCACGCTGTACTTCTGGGTAGCCAGCGCCGAGTCAATGGTGACCTGGTCGTCTGTCTGGTCCCGGTTCGGCAGGCCCAGGTCGAAGTACTTCAGCTGCACGTCGACGTTGGGCAGGATCAGCTGGAGGGCAAGGTGGGGAAAGGGCACGCTCAGCGTGAGGGGCACTGCGCCCAGACCACACCGGcgcgcagggagcggggcagcagagctggctgtgtccgagctgccccaggggctgggaacGCTGCTCCTGGAGCCACACCCACCCGCTACAGACGCGCTGGGGCTGAGCGCAGGAAGCACGGATGTCGCCTTGGAGCTGCCGCTCCCCTCCGCAGCCTTGCGGCACAGTTGGAACCAGCCCCACAACGGGGGCCACTTCCGGGCTCTCGCACTCGCAGGAAGCTGCAAAGCCCACAGGGGGGTGGTTCTCAGACACCTGCTTCCTGGCTGGGGACAGCAGCAGAACCGAGGGAAGCCGGGTTCCATGACGCAAGACTGCATCCTCTCCAGGGAGCTTCAGAAACCCCGGCGCTCCCACCGGCCCAGCCGGTTAGACACAGCCTGCGTTCCGGCCACGTTTGTGCTGCTGAAGCAGCGAGGGGCATGGACAGCTCACCCACAGGCAGCAGGGATGGGGGCATGGACCTGAGCTGCTGGCCCATGTGAAACCTGGCCAGTCACCACACCTGCAGAGGACCCAGCATCAGGGGGCAAACGagtctcatcccccccccccccccagagcttgGGTCCTATGCCCcacggggg
Coding sequences within:
- the IDH2 gene encoding isocitrate dehydrogenase [NADP], mitochondrial — its product is MDGDEMTRIIWEFIKEKLILPNVDVQLKYFDLGLPNRDQTDDQVTIDSALATQKYSVAVKCATITPDEARVEEFKLKKMWKSPNGTIRNILGGTVFREPIVCKNIPRLVPGWTKPITIGRHAHGDQYKATDFVVDRSGTFKMVFTPKDGSAVKEWEVYNFPGGGVGMGMYNTDESVSGFAHSCFQYAIQKKLPLYMSTKNTILKAYDGRFKDIFQEIFDKHYKTEFDKLKIWYEHRLIDDMVAQVLKSSGGFVWACKNYDGDVQSDILAQGFGSLGLMTSVLVCPDGKTIEAEAAHGTVTRHYREHQKGRPTSTNPIASIFAWTRGLEHRGKLDSNPDLMKFAQTLEKVCVETVENGAMTKDLAGCIHGLSNVKLNEHYVNTTDFLDAIKNNLDKALGKQ